One genomic segment of Suttonella sp. R2A3 includes these proteins:
- a CDS encoding carboxy terminal-processing peptidase, whose product MLRAIVSVWLMALMLSCASATAPKDAPVIDEITPTFEPLVVEERYKRALLLVAKLLEGHHYKNEALNGVSEDIFDDYLDTLDRAKLYFLRDDIEQFTNQRAAFLKQLGEPTLDSVFEIFDRYRQRAQAINTWTLERLQQPFDLQSEQSFYAPPFHVESTRDWLPDLAAVHAYQEKRLTDQIIRQMLGGKSEEEAIETLTKRYTNAQKQLAQTGADDVFDIFMNVMTTRYDPHSNYLSPRSSEDFDMNMRLSLEGIGAVLSIDDEKITIRELIAGGPAAKSGKLRIRDQIIGVAQGEDGEMVDVVGWRLDKAVRLIRGEKGSLVRLLIEPANNSGAPKEISLIREEVKLEDQSAQAYVEEVTRDGKTQRIGVIRLPSFYMDFSAAQAGKKQYRSTSRDVKALLEELKADDVAGIVLDLRGNGGGSLYEAVHTVGLFIDQGPVVMVSNRRDSPREEVDDVPGAVYDGPLAVMVDHYSASASEIFAGAIQDYKRGLVIGSNSFGKGTVQTMVDLNEFVPQGQSELGKLKFTVAMFHRVTGDSTQLKGVAPDIIMPEGLGLDVVGEQAENHALPWKQIDASDYQAAQSIEKNTIAQLKEAHLARMHTDPALLRYQAFIKRVTEDNNREQWSLNLAERQATFKDWEDYRDEYELAQREALPALASDAKRLSDIEERNQYVDKEADKEHFVPDVALFEALNVLYDYLTLISNEQQISVASTND is encoded by the coding sequence ATGCTAAGAGCGATTGTGAGTGTGTGGTTGATGGCGTTGATGTTGTCATGTGCCTCAGCAACCGCGCCCAAAGACGCCCCGGTAATCGATGAAATAACGCCAACGTTTGAACCGTTAGTGGTCGAAGAGCGCTATAAACGCGCTTTATTATTGGTTGCTAAGCTGCTTGAAGGCCATCATTACAAAAATGAAGCGCTCAACGGCGTCTCAGAAGATATTTTTGATGATTACCTCGATACCCTTGATCGAGCGAAACTGTATTTTTTACGTGATGATATTGAGCAGTTTACCAACCAGCGTGCGGCTTTTTTAAAGCAACTCGGCGAGCCAACCCTTGATAGCGTATTTGAAATATTTGATCGCTATCGACAACGCGCGCAAGCGATCAATACTTGGACGCTGGAGCGTCTGCAGCAACCCTTTGATTTACAAAGTGAGCAAAGTTTTTACGCACCGCCTTTTCATGTGGAATCCACCCGAGATTGGCTACCGGATTTAGCAGCCGTTCACGCCTATCAAGAAAAACGCCTCACCGATCAGATTATTCGACAAATGTTGGGTGGAAAAAGCGAAGAAGAAGCGATTGAAACGCTCACTAAGCGTTACACCAATGCGCAAAAACAGCTCGCGCAAACCGGCGCAGATGATGTTTTCGATATCTTTATGAATGTGATGACTACGCGCTATGACCCACATTCAAATTACTTATCTCCACGTAGCAGTGAAGACTTTGACATGAATATGCGTCTGTCTTTAGAAGGGATTGGCGCGGTGTTAAGTATTGACGATGAAAAAATCACCATTCGTGAATTGATTGCCGGCGGGCCAGCGGCGAAAAGCGGCAAATTACGCATTCGTGATCAGATTATCGGCGTGGCTCAAGGTGAAGACGGTGAGATGGTTGATGTTGTCGGTTGGCGTCTCGATAAAGCAGTGCGCTTGATTCGTGGTGAGAAGGGCAGTTTGGTGCGTTTGTTAATCGAACCCGCGAATAACAGCGGTGCGCCAAAAGAAATCAGTTTAATTCGCGAAGAAGTGAAACTCGAAGATCAAAGCGCACAGGCGTATGTGGAAGAAGTGACCCGTGATGGCAAAACCCAGCGTATTGGCGTGATCCGTCTGCCGTCGTTTTATATGGACTTTAGCGCAGCGCAGGCTGGCAAGAAACAATACCGCAGCACCAGTCGTGACGTTAAAGCGCTGTTAGAAGAACTTAAAGCCGATGACGTTGCCGGTATTGTGCTTGATCTGCGTGGTAATGGCGGTGGCTCACTTTATGAGGCGGTCCACACGGTAGGACTATTCATTGACCAAGGGCCGGTGGTGATGGTGTCGAATCGTCGTGATAGTCCGCGCGAAGAAGTCGATGATGTGCCGGGTGCAGTATATGACGGACCATTGGCTGTGATGGTGGATCATTATTCAGCGTCTGCATCAGAGATTTTTGCCGGCGCGATTCAAGACTATAAGCGAGGCCTGGTGATTGGCAGCAACAGTTTTGGTAAAGGCACTGTGCAAACGATGGTTGATTTGAACGAATTTGTGCCGCAGGGCCAGAGTGAGTTAGGTAAGCTAAAATTTACGGTAGCGATGTTTCACCGCGTAACTGGCGACAGTACACAACTCAAAGGGGTTGCGCCTGATATCATCATGCCAGAAGGGCTGGGCCTGGATGTGGTTGGTGAACAGGCAGAAAACCACGCGTTGCCTTGGAAGCAGATTGATGCCAGCGACTATCAAGCCGCGCAGAGCATTGAGAAAAACACGATTGCGCAGTTGAAAGAAGCGCATCTCGCGCGCATGCACACCGATCCCGCGCTATTGCGTTATCAGGCATTTATCAAACGGGTCACCGAGGATAATAACCGTGAACAATGGTCGTTGAATCTTGCCGAGCGTCAGGCGACGTTTAAAGATTGGGAAGATTACCGTGATGAGTATGAGTTGGCGCAACGTGAAGCGCTGCCCGCTTTAGCATCTGATGCCAAGCGTCTAAGCGATATTGAAGAGCGCAATCAATACGTCGATAAAGAAGCGGACAAAGAGCATTTTGTCCCTGATGTCGCGCTCTTTGAAGCACTGAATGTGCTCTATGATTATTTAACGCTGATTTCGAATGAACAACAGATCAGCGTCGCCAGTACTAATGATTGA
- the arsC gene encoding arsenate reductase (glutaredoxin) (This arsenate reductase requires both glutathione and glutaredoxin to convert arsenate to arsenite, after which the efflux transporter formed by ArsA and ArsB can extrude the arsenite from the cell, providing resistance.) yields the protein MEHITIYHNPECGTSRNVLGLIRNAGIEPEIIYYLDNPPDEQRLRSLLKDSGLSARDALRKNVAAYEVCQLDDLSLSEDALIEAMLTHPILINRPFVVTSLGTKLCRPSEVVLSILNAPQQGAFYKEDGELLVDAQGQYVGDQ from the coding sequence ATGGAACACATTACGATCTACCATAATCCTGAATGCGGCACGTCACGCAATGTGTTGGGGCTCATTCGTAATGCAGGTATTGAGCCTGAGATTATCTATTATCTAGATAATCCGCCCGATGAGCAGAGGTTGCGCAGCCTGCTAAAAGACAGTGGCCTAAGTGCGCGTGACGCGTTACGCAAGAATGTTGCGGCCTATGAGGTGTGCCAACTCGATGATCTTTCACTCAGTGAAGATGCGTTAATTGAGGCGATGCTCACGCATCCTATTTTGATTAATCGACCTTTTGTAGTGACTTCTCTCGGCACAAAATTATGCCGTCCCAGTGAGGTGGTACTCAGTATCTTAAACGCACCACAACAAGGGGCTTTTTATAAAGAAGATGGTGAACTGTTGGTTGATGCGCAAGGCCAGTATGTGGGGGATCAATAA
- the cobB gene encoding Sir2 family NAD+-dependent deacetylase: MVIEVVVLTGAGISAESGLATFRGDDGLWENHRVEDVATPEAFVRDPELVQRFYNQRRQQLLNPEIAPNPAHVALAELQRAKPGKVFIVTQNIDDLHERAGAEVRHMHGELLNIRCMACVQIQRTSHDVDETTQCSYCGVQGQMRPDIVWFGEMPYFMGEIEHALAQAEQFVAIGTSGLVYPAAGFVAQAKDYGARCVEINLEPTAVSSIFDQGYYGAASEEVPRWVETLL, translated from the coding sequence ATGGTGATTGAGGTGGTGGTATTAACCGGTGCGGGGATTTCTGCCGAGTCCGGTTTGGCAACTTTTCGTGGCGATGATGGGCTATGGGAAAACCACCGTGTTGAAGATGTGGCAACCCCTGAAGCGTTTGTACGCGATCCTGAACTGGTGCAACGATTTTACAATCAGCGCCGCCAACAACTGCTTAACCCAGAGATAGCGCCAAATCCGGCACATGTTGCACTTGCTGAATTACAGCGAGCCAAGCCGGGGAAAGTGTTCATCGTTACGCAAAATATTGATGATTTACATGAACGCGCTGGTGCTGAAGTGCGGCATATGCATGGTGAGTTACTGAATATACGTTGTATGGCCTGCGTGCAGATTCAGCGTACTTCACACGACGTTGATGAGACAACACAGTGCAGCTATTGTGGTGTTCAAGGACAGATGCGACCCGATATTGTCTGGTTTGGTGAAATGCCGTATTTTATGGGCGAGATTGAACACGCCTTAGCGCAAGCAGAGCAATTTGTGGCGATTGGTACGTCAGGTTTGGTTTATCCGGCAGCAGGGTTTGTTGCCCAAGCCAAAGATTATGGTGCACGCTGTGTGGAAATTAATCTTGAGCCAACCGCAGTCAGTAGCATTTTTGATCAGGGCTATTATGGGGCGGCGAGCGAAGAAGTCCCGCGCTGGGTAGAAACGCTGTTATAA
- a CDS encoding adenylate kinase, with translation MNIIILGAPGSGKGTQSALLIDRYDLQHLSTGDMLRREIAQQTELGKAAKKVMDAGQLVSDEIVIGMIANRLGEQGNLFDGFPRTLAQAEALDKLLNERDEAIDHVISLEVNDEEIISRMLERGRADDNEATIRNRLNVFAEQTQPLIAYYEGQGKLHGVDGTGDIEAISARIINAIDA, from the coding sequence ATGAATATCATCATTCTTGGCGCCCCTGGCTCTGGTAAAGGCACACAATCTGCGCTTTTGATTGATCGCTACGATTTGCAGCATCTGTCAACTGGCGACATGCTACGCAGAGAAATTGCCCAGCAAACCGAGTTAGGTAAAGCAGCTAAGAAAGTCATGGATGCCGGACAGTTGGTCAGCGATGAGATTGTGATCGGCATGATCGCAAACCGCCTCGGTGAACAAGGTAATTTATTTGACGGCTTTCCGCGCACCCTTGCCCAAGCCGAAGCCTTAGATAAGCTCTTAAACGAACGCGATGAGGCGATTGATCACGTCATCTCCTTAGAAGTGAATGATGAAGAAATTATCAGCCGGATGCTTGAGCGTGGACGCGCGGATGATAACGAAGCGACCATCCGCAATCGCTTGAATGTATTTGCCGAACAAACCCAGCCGTTGATTGCCTATTATGAAGGTCAAGGCAAACTGCATGGCGTAGATGGCACAGGCGATATTGAAGCGATTAGCGCGCGCATCATCAACGCCATCGATGCCTGA
- the arsB gene encoding ACR3 family arsenite efflux transporter, which yields MGFFERWLSVWVGLSIIAGLIVGSVMPQAIQGVARFEFAQVNLLIALLIWLMIYPMMLQINWSEIRAIGTRPRGLMLTIVVNWLIKPFTMALIAWLFFYVFYTNWVSPESAQEYIAGMILLGVAPCTAMVFVWSHLVKGDANYTLVQVAVNDVIMVVAFVPIAGLLLGISDISIPWMTLLLSVVLYVVLPLVAGILTQRYYHLRQKNLPGLIAKLKPLSILGLIFTVVLLFAFQAQTILDQPLIMLLIAIPLLLQTYFIFFIAWFGAKVLRIPLNIAAPACLIGTSNFFELAVAVAIALFGLNSGAALATVVGVLVEVPVMLSLVWLINHRLSRSLSM from the coding sequence ATGGGCTTTTTTGAACGCTGGCTAAGTGTTTGGGTTGGTTTGAGCATTATTGCGGGGTTGATAGTCGGTTCTGTTATGCCTCAGGCGATTCAAGGGGTTGCGCGCTTTGAATTTGCGCAAGTGAACCTGTTGATTGCGCTGTTAATCTGGCTGATGATTTATCCGATGATGCTACAGATTAACTGGTCGGAGATACGCGCCATCGGTACCAGGCCTCGTGGGTTGATGCTCACTATAGTCGTTAACTGGTTGATTAAGCCGTTCACCATGGCGCTCATTGCCTGGCTGTTTTTTTATGTGTTCTACACAAACTGGGTGAGTCCTGAATCGGCGCAAGAATATATTGCCGGGATGATTTTGTTGGGCGTCGCGCCTTGTACGGCGATGGTGTTTGTGTGGAGTCATTTGGTGAAAGGCGATGCCAATTACACCCTGGTTCAGGTGGCAGTTAATGATGTGATTATGGTGGTGGCTTTTGTGCCAATCGCTGGGTTGTTACTTGGCATAAGCGACATCAGTATTCCTTGGATGACGCTGCTGCTATCGGTGGTGCTCTATGTTGTCCTGCCATTAGTGGCTGGTATTTTGACCCAACGTTATTACCACCTGCGTCAAAAGAATTTACCGGGGCTCATTGCAAAGCTGAAACCTTTATCTATTTTGGGGCTGATCTTCACTGTTGTTTTACTGTTTGCCTTTCAAGCACAAACGATCCTCGATCAACCGCTGATCATGCTCCTTATCGCGATTCCCTTACTCCTGCAAACCTACTTTATTTTCTTCATTGCCTGGTTTGGTGCAAAAGTGCTGCGTATTCCGCTAAATATTGCCGCACCGGCGTGTTTGATTGGTACAAGTAATTTCTTTGAGCTCGCCGTCGCTGTCGCGATTGCCTTATTTGGTTTAAATTCTGGTGCAGCGTTGGCCACTGTGGTTGGGGTGTTGGTCGAGGTGCCGGTGATGCTATCACTGGTGTGGTTGATCAATCATCGCTTAAGTCGATCGCTTAGTATGTAG
- a CDS encoding DUF423 domain-containing protein, protein MMDCQQNTDAKWLLLAAISGFLWVSLGAATGHGMLQGQSAIYFEKAQRYHIIHTLFIGLLAVIPALKWRVWIAGFWLLGMMIFSGCLYLMAVWDLPLNALVPIGGVSFLLGWATLIYSAYCLGKNHGD, encoded by the coding sequence ATGATGGATTGCCAACAAAACACAGACGCTAAATGGTTATTGCTGGCTGCAATCAGCGGTTTTTTGTGGGTGAGTTTGGGTGCCGCAACCGGGCACGGTATGTTGCAAGGCCAGTCTGCGATCTATTTTGAAAAAGCGCAGCGTTATCATATCATCCATACGCTATTTATTGGGTTGTTGGCTGTGATCCCGGCGCTTAAATGGCGCGTCTGGATTGCAGGGTTTTGGCTGCTCGGTATGATGATTTTTAGCGGTTGCTTATATCTCATGGCAGTGTGGGATTTACCCTTAAACGCGTTAGTGCCGATTGGTGGGGTATCCTTTTTGTTAGGTTGGGCAACATTGATTTATAGCGCTTATTGCTTAGGAAAAAATCATGGTGATTGA
- a CDS encoding helix-turn-helix transcriptional regulator yields MDKTQASELFATLGTQVRLDIFRLLVRKGGEGMVAGDIAAMLAIAPSNLSFHLKTLTYAGLVHGTQEGRFQRYHANTDLMMRLLHFLGDECCVDASAPSDCQPTSNL; encoded by the coding sequence ATGGATAAAACACAAGCCAGTGAACTTTTTGCTACCTTAGGGACGCAAGTACGTCTTGATATTTTTCGTCTGTTGGTGCGCAAAGGGGGCGAAGGGATGGTGGCTGGCGATATTGCTGCAATGCTTGCGATTGCGCCCTCGAATTTATCATTTCACCTTAAAACGCTCACTTATGCAGGTTTGGTTCATGGTACACAAGAAGGGCGTTTCCAGCGTTATCACGCCAATACGGATTTGATGATGCGCTTGCTGCATTTTTTGGGTGATGAATGCTGCGTTGATGCGTCTGCACCTTCGGATTGTCAACCAACTTCTAACCTCTAG
- the hisN gene encoding histidinol-phosphatase — protein sequence MNLANILPFANQLCDQAATITRSYFRASIDVINKSDDSPVTIADRETEALLREHINERFPDHAIIGEEYGISGQSAWQWVIDPIDGTRSFISGFPTYATLLALLHDGAPVLSIIDMPILGERFIATREQPTTLNGAVIRCQQTHELAKAKLQSTDPDMFTSVQWQKRQQLAKQVALNRFNGDGYLYAMLAAGWIDLVCEADLKPYDFLPLMLIVEQAGGVISDWQGKPLTLNSSGEVLASATGELHSAALTHLNNS from the coding sequence ATGAACCTCGCCAATATTTTACCCTTTGCCAACCAGCTTTGCGACCAAGCCGCCACCATCACCCGATCATACTTCCGCGCCTCGATCGATGTGATAAATAAAAGCGACGATTCGCCGGTGACTATTGCGGATCGTGAAACAGAAGCGCTGCTACGTGAGCACATTAACGAACGCTTCCCCGATCACGCGATTATCGGCGAAGAATACGGCATAAGTGGTCAATCTGCCTGGCAATGGGTGATTGACCCGATTGATGGCACGCGCAGTTTTATCAGCGGTTTTCCAACCTACGCCACCTTATTGGCCTTATTGCACGACGGTGCACCGGTGTTAAGCATCATTGACATGCCAATACTTGGTGAGCGCTTTATCGCCACACGCGAACAACCAACAACCTTAAATGGCGCAGTCATACGCTGCCAGCAAACCCACGAATTAGCCAAAGCCAAACTACAAAGTACCGATCCGGATATGTTCACATCTGTACAATGGCAAAAGCGTCAACAGCTCGCCAAGCAGGTTGCACTCAACCGCTTTAATGGCGATGGATATTTATACGCGATGCTCGCAGCTGGTTGGATTGATCTAGTCTGTGAGGCCGATCTAAAGCCTTATGACTTTCTACCGTTGATGCTGATTGTTGAGCAAGCCGGAGGAGTGATTAGCGACTGGCAAGGCAAGCCGTTAACGCTAAACAGTTCGGGAGAAGTACTTGCCAGCGCCACTGGTGAACTGCATAGCGCAGCGCTCACTCACCTTAATAACTCATAG